One Acidobacteriota bacterium DNA segment encodes these proteins:
- a CDS encoding glycosyltransferase family 2 protein — MSRDRLLITIPAYQAASHLGGVLDDCLPVASELGASIVVIDDGSTDLTAEVARSRNVEVVSHGANRGKGAALKTAHSLAMARDIDAVITLDADGQHLPRNIPVLIDEWRKSHSDLVIGSRSHLFDQMVRRRRLANRFSARTISLAAGIRIEDTQSGFRVYDRNFIRKVRFDSEGFAAESEMLVIGARLGLRITEVPIDLGFVDGVQTSHYLAIRDTLRIAWRVLLTTLALEMKRRVKSEE; from the coding sequence ATGAGCCGCGACCGACTTCTGATCACCATCCCTGCCTATCAGGCGGCTTCCCATCTCGGGGGAGTCCTCGATGATTGCCTTCCGGTGGCTTCCGAGCTCGGCGCTTCGATCGTCGTGATCGACGACGGCTCCACCGATCTCACGGCCGAAGTCGCTCGCTCGCGAAATGTCGAGGTTGTCTCCCACGGCGCGAATCGCGGCAAGGGCGCAGCCCTCAAGACGGCCCATTCGCTGGCCATGGCGAGAGACATCGACGCCGTGATCACTCTCGATGCCGACGGACAGCATCTCCCGCGGAACATCCCGGTTCTGATCGACGAGTGGAGAAAGTCCCATTCGGATCTCGTGATCGGCTCTCGGAGCCATCTGTTCGACCAGATGGTCCGGCGACGGAGACTCGCCAATCGTTTTTCCGCGCGAACCATTTCCCTGGCTGCCGGGATTCGCATCGAAGACACGCAGAGCGGATTCCGCGTGTACGACCGGAACTTCATCCGGAAGGTTCGATTCGACTCGGAGGGATTCGCCGCGGAGAGCGAGATGCTCGTGATCGGTGCACGACTCGGGCTGCGAATCACCGAGGTGCCGATCGATCTCGGCTTCGTCGACGGAGTGCAGACGAGCCATTATCTGGCCATTCGGGACACCCTCCGGATCGCGTGGCGGGTGTTGCTCACGACGTTGGCGCTGGAGATGAAGAGAAGAGTGAAGAGTGAAGAGTGA